Proteins encoded together in one Lathyrus oleraceus cultivar Zhongwan6 chromosome 5, CAAS_Psat_ZW6_1.0, whole genome shotgun sequence window:
- the LOC127087106 gene encoding kinesin-like protein KIN-5D, which yields MEVQQKRGGGLVPLSPSQTPRSTDKPVRDLRSAESNSSSYSKYDKEKGVNVQVLVRCRPLNEDEIRLHTPVVISCNEGRREVAAVQSIANKQIDRTFVFDKVFGPTSQQKELYDQAVSPIVYEVLEGYNCTIFAYGQTGTGKTYTMEGGAIKKNGEFPSDAGVIPRAVKQIFDILEAQSAEYSMKVTFLELYNEEISDLLAPEETTKFVDEKSKKPIALMEDGKGGVLVRGLEEEIVCTANEIYKILEKGSAKRRTAETLLNKQSSRSHSIFSITIHIKECTPEGEEMIKCGKLNLVDLAGSENISRSGAREGRAREAGEINKSLLTLGRVINALVEHSGHVPYRDSKLTRLLRDSLGGKTKTCIIATVSPSIHCLEETLSTLDYAHRAKNIKNKPEVNQKMMKSAMIKDLYSEIDRLKQEVYAAREKNGIYIPRDRYLHEEAEKKAMTEKIERMELDADSKDKNLVELQELYNSQQLLTAELSGKLEKTERSLEETEQTLFDLEERHKQANATIKEKEFLISNLLKSEKELVERAIELRAELENAASDVSNLFSKIERKDKIEEGNRVLIQKFQSQLAQQLEALHKTVSASVMHQEQQLKGMEEDMQSFVSTKSEATEDLRIRVGELKNMYGSGIKALDNLAEELKGNNQLTYEDLKSEVAKHSSALEDLFKGIALEADSLLNDLQNSLHKQEANLTAYAHQQREAHARAVETTRAVSKITMNFFETIDRHASSLTQIVEETQFVNDQKLSELEKKFEECTAFEEKQLLEKVAEMLASSNARKKKLVQMAVNDLRESANCRTSKLQQEALTMQDSTSSVKAEWMIHMEKTESNYHEDTSAVESGKQDLAEVLQICLNKAEVGSQQWRNAQESLLSLEKRNAASVDTIVQGGMEANQALRARFSSAVATTVEDAGIANNDINSSIDHSLQLDHEACGNLNSMITPCCGDLRELKGGHYHRIVEITENAGKCLLNEYMVDEPSCSTPARRLFNLPSVSSIEELRTPSFEELLKAFWDAKSQKQANGDVKHIGSYEATTPTQSVRDSRVPLTAIN from the exons ATGGAGGTTCAACAGAAAAGAGGTGGTGGATTGGTGCCGCTATCGCCGTCGCAGACGCCGCGTTCAACTGATAAGCCGGTGCGAGATCTGCGATCTGCTGAGTCGAATTCGAGTAGTTATAGTAAGTATGATAAAGAGAAAGGAGTCAATGTTCAGGTTCTGGTTCGGTGCAG GCCGTTGAATGAAGATGAAATTCGGCTTCATACTCCTGTTGTGATTTCGTGTAATGAGGGGAGAAGAGAAGTTGCGGCTGTACAGAGTATAGCTAATAAGCAGATCGATAGAACCTTCGTATTTGACAAG GTGTTTGGCCCTACCTCTCAACAGAAAGAACTGTATGATCAGGCAGTGTCTCCTATTGTGTATGAAGTGCTTGAAGGCTATAACTGTACAATTTTTGCATATGGACAGACAGGAACAGGGAAGACGTACACAATGGAAGGAGGTGCAATAAAGAAG AATGGTGAATTTCCAAGTGATGCTGGTGTCATCCCAAGAGCTGTGAAGCAGATTTTTGATATATTAGAAGCTCAGAGTGCTGAATACAGCATGAAAGTAACATTTTTGGAGCTTTACAATGAGGAAATAAGTGATCTTTTGGCCCCTGAGGAAACTACAAAATTTGTAGATGAGAAGTCTAAGAAACCCATTGCTTTAATGGAAGATGGGAAAGGGGGTGTTCTCGTCAGAGGATTAGAAGAAGAGATCGTTTGCACTGCAAATGAAATTTACAAGATATTGGAAAAAGGTTCTGCGAAAAGGCGTACTGCCGAGACTCTTCTGAACAAGCAAAGTAGCCGTTCTCACTCCATATTTTCTATTACAATTCATATTAAGGAATGTACTCCGGAAGGTGAAGAAATGATTAAATGTGGGAAGTTAAATCTTGTGGACCTCGCAGGCTCTGAGAACATTTCACGTTCTGGTGCAAGAGAG GGTCGAGCAAGAGAGGCTGGGGAGATAAATAAAAGCTTGCTTACACTTGGTCGAGTGATCAATGCGCTGGTTGAGCACTCAGGTCATGTTCCATATAG AGATAGCAAGTTAACCAGGCTGTTGAGGGATTCTTTGGGTGGTAAGACCAAGACATGCATTATTGCCACAGTATCACCTTCCattcactgtcttgaagaaacACTCAGTACCTTGGATTATGCACACCGGGCCAAAAATATCAAGAACAAACCCGAG GTTAATCAGAAAATGATGAAATCTGCAATGATTAAAGATTTGTATTCTGAAATTGACAGACTAAAGCAAG AGGTGTATGCTGCAAGAGAGAAAAATGGAATCTATATTCCGCGCGATCGTTACCTTCACGAAGAAGCTGAGAAGAAG GCCATGACTGAAAAGATAGAACGAATGGAACTAGATGCAGACTCAAAGGATAAG AACCTGGTGGAACTTCAAGAACTCTACAATTCTCAGCAACTTTTGACTGCTGAATTAAGCGGGAAACTTGAAAAAACTGAG AGAAGTCTAGAAGAAACTGAACAGACATTATTTGATCTTGAGGAAAGGCACAAACAAGCAAATGCAACAATTAAGGAAAAAGAATTCTTGATATCAAATCTCCTAAAATCTG AGAAAGAACTGGTAGAACGTGCAATTGAACTACGAGCAGAGCTCGAGAATGCTGCATCGGATGTGTCGAACCTGTTTTCCAAAATTG AGCGGAAGGATAAAATTGAAGAAGGAAACAGGGTGCTTATCCAAAAATTCCAGTCCCAGTTAGCTCAGCAGCTTGAAGCTTTGCATAAGACAGTTTCAGCATCTGTAATGCATCAAGAGCAGCAACTGAAGGGTATGGAAGAAGATATGCAGTCTTTTGTATCAACAAAATCAGAG GCTACTGAAGATCTTAGAATAAGGGTGGGAGAGTTGAAAAACATGTATGGTTCTGGAATTAAAGCTTTGGATAATCTAGCAGAGGAGCTTAAAGGAAATAACCAATTAACTTATGAAGACTTGAAATCTGAAGTAGCTAAGCATTCATCTGCCTTAGAGGAT CTTTTTAAAGGAATCGCCTTAGAAGCTGATTCGTTACTGAATGATCTTCAAAATAGTCTCCACAAGCAAGAGGCCAATTTAACTGCTTATGCTCATCAACAGCGAGAG GCACATGCCAGAGCAGTCGAGACTACACGTGCAGTATCTAAAATAACGATGAACTTTTTTGAGACAATAGACAGGCATGCATCAAGTTTGACCCAAATTGTGGAAGAAACACAATTTGTTAATGATCAGAAATTGAGCGAGCTTGAAAAGAAGTTTGAG GAGTGCACTGCTTTCGAAGAAAAGCAACTGCTGGAGAAAGTGGCAGAAATGCTAGCAAGTTCAAATGCTAGAAAGAAAAAACTG GTTCAAATGGCCGTTAATGATCTTCGAGAAAGTGCAAACTGTAGAACCAGTAAATTGCAGCAAGAAGCATTAACCATGCAGGATTCCACTTCTTCTGTCAAGGCAGAATGGATGATTCACATGGAAAAAACAGAATCCAACTATCATGAGGATACTTCCGCTGTGGAATCTGGAAAGCAAGACCTTGCAGAGGTTCTTCAAATCTG CCTCAACAAGGCAGAAGTAGGTTCACAACAATGGAGAAATGCTCAAGAGTCATTGCTAAGTTTAGAGAAGAGAAATGCTGCGTCTGTGGATACTATTGTTCA GGGAGGAATGGAAGCTAATCAAGCTCTACGGGCCCGATTCTCAAGCGCTGTGGCAACTACAGTTGAAGATGCAGGAATAGCCAACAATGATATTAACTCATCTATTGATC ATTCATTGCAACTTGATCATGAAGCTTGTGGGAATTTAAATTCCATGATTACCCCATGCTGTGGTGACTTGAGAGAATTGAAGGGTGGTCATTACCACAGAATTGTGGAGATAACTGAGAATGCGGGGAAATGTCTTCTCAATGAATACATG GTTGACGAACCATCTTGTTCAACACCAGCAAGAAGACTCTTCAATTTACCAAGTGTTTCATCTATAGAAGAGCTAAGAACACCATCTTTTGAGGAACTTTTGAAAGCATTCTGGGATGCAAAATCTCAGAAACAAGCAAATGGAGATGTTAAACATATTGGTTCATATGAAGCCACTACTCCTACTCAATCAGTAAGAGATTCCAGAGTTCCTCTTACTGCTATTAATTAA